GGGGCTCCAGCAAGGTCGTGGTGACAGATGCAAATGTGCCTTTGGCATCCTTAAGGACCCGCTAAGTACCCAACGTCCGTAAGCCGTGGGAACTGAGCCCGGCTTCAAAGAGCAGCTTCTCAGGAGGGCGGATgaaaaggagcagagaagggaaCGAAGGAAGGACCACTGACCGTGTCGAGGAGAGCGGAGGGCTCCGGCTGCGTGTCCTTGGGCgtggggccgggcggcggcggagggAAGTTGGGGCTGAAAACCATGAGGTCGCTCTTGGCCGCGCCGTCCGCCACGCACAGGCTGCGGCTGTGGCGCTGCGAGTACGACCAGCTGCCCACTTCGCTGGCGCACACGAGCGTCGTGGGCCCGGGCCCCGAGAGCACGGCCGCTCGCGGCGCCCAGCGCGACGCCCCGTACAGCACCACGGCCAGCAGGAAGAGGCTGGACACCGCGCAGATGGCCACCACCAGCCACACGTTGGTCGCCGCGCTCGCCGCGCCGGGGCCGAGCTCCACGCCCAGCGCCGACCGCGACACCGACACCGACGACGACGAGGAtcccgcggccgcggccgccgccgcctcggcgGCCTCGACCAGCGACACGCTGAGCGTGGCCGTGGCCGAGCGCGCCGGCTCGCCGTGGTCGCGCACGACGATCAGCAGCCTCTGGCGAGGCCCGTCCGCCTCGTCCAGCGCCCGCGCCGTGCTCACCTCGCCGCTGTAGAGCCCCACGCGGAACGGGCCCTTGCCCCGCGGCTCCCACAGCTCGTAGCGCAGCCACGCGTTGTAGCCCGAGTCGGCGTCCACGGCGCGGATCTTCGCCACCACCTGCCCCGCCGGCGCCCCCCACGCCGCCCACGCCCACAGCGTGCCCGACTCCgcgcccgcgcccgccgccgccgccgccgcctccgctgcCGCCACGCCGCCCGCCTCCGCTGCCGAGCCCgcgggcggcagcagcgccggcGCGTTGTCGTTCTCGTCCAGCACGAAGAGCTGCACCGTGGCGTTGCCGCACAGCGGCGGCTCCCCCGCGTCCACCGCGCGCACCTCGaactgcagcacctgcagctcctcgtAGTCCAGGGGCCGCAGCGCCCACAGACGCCCGCTCTCCGCGTCCACCGACACGTAGCTCGACGCCGCCCgccagccgccgccgcccgcgccgccctcCCACACCGAGTAGCTGACGCGCCCGTTGCCCGCCTCGTCCGGGTCCCGCGCCCACAGCCGCGCCagctccgcgcccgccgcgtTGTTCTCCCGCGCCAGCACCGTGTACACGGCCTGCGCGAACGCGGGCGCGTTGTCGTTCACGTCCGACACCGGCACCCGCAGCCCGCGGCTGGCGCGCAGCGCCGGCGCCCCGCCGTCCTCCGCACGCACCTCCACCTCGTACTCCGACACCCGCTCCCGGTCCAGCGCCTCGCGCAGCACCAGCGAGTACGAGCCCGCGAACGTCGCCTCCAGACCGAACGGCGACGCCGGCCACACCCAGCACCGCACGCGCCCGTTCTCCCCCGAGTCCCGGTCCGACACGCTCAGCAGGGCCACCACCGTCCCCACCGACGCGTCCTCCGCCACCGGCACCGACAGCGACGTCACCCGCACCTCCGGCGCGTTGTCGTTCAcgtccagcacctccagcaccaCCTTGCAGTGACCCGACAGCGGGGGCGTTCCCTTATCTGTTGCCTTAACATTTAGATCGTATAAATTAACTTCCTCAAAGTCCAGTGCACCCGTCAGTCTGATCTCCCCAGTGTTCGCATCAATGCTGAATAAATCTGACGCCCGGGGAGGAACAATAGTATCGATTTCATATTTCACATCTCTGTTAGTTCCTTCGTCCAGGTCCGTGGCGTTCATCCGTGCCACTATCGTACCTTGTATGGCATCCTCGGACAAATATACATTATACACCGACTGGTTGAATTGGGGCGCGTTGTCGTTTGCATCCAGCACGGAGATCACCAGCTCCATTGTCCCCGTCAGAGACGGCCGGCCCCCGTCAGTCGCTGTCAGCACCAACCGGTGCACGGGAATAGTCTCGCGGTCCAACGCTTTCGTGAGTACCAGAAAAAGGGACTTACTGCGAGAGttactgttttcttcctctattCTAAAATGCTCGCTGGGGCTGAGTGTGTAGGAGAGCTGCGCGTTCGCTCCGATATCCGCATCCGACGCGCCCTCCAGCGGGAAACGAGAGCCCGGCAGAGACAATTCCGCGATGCTGAGGTTTTTCCGGGCGGCGGGGAAGATGGGGGCATTGTCGTTGATGTCGGTGACCTCCAGCTCCACATGGAAGACGCGCAGCGGccgctccagcagcacctccaggcgCAGCGCGCACGGCGCGCTCTTGCCGCACAGCTCCTCCCGGTCGAGCCGCGAGCTCACCAGCAGCGCGCCGCTCGCCCCGCTCACCTCCACGCTCGCCCGCCGGCCCTGCGCCACCAGCCGCAGCCGCCGCGCCTCCGCCTCGCCCGCCTCCAGGCCCAGGTCCTGCGCCAGACGGCCCACCACCGTGCCGGCCTTGGCTTCCTCCGCCACCGAGTAGCGCACCTGCCCGCCCGCCAGCGCCCAGGCcgcctgcagcaccagcacccgCAGCACCGCCGCACGCCAGCGCTCTCccatcgccgccgccgccgccgctgtgGCCGCCGCCGCTGTGGctgccggccccggcccgggccccgcacggctccccgccgccgcccggacGCACCGGCTCTGCTGCccggcccgcgccgcccccccGCGCTCACAGCCGGGCTCTCCGCCGCACCGGGGCGGAGCCGCCCACACGCCGTTCCTGAGCCTGCAGCGACACCGTGCGCTGCTCCGCCGCCTCACCCGATCCGCCACAGCGCCTCTGCATCCGCTCTCTCATGGCCGCCTGCTCTGCTGTTTCTTCTTACAGCgctccttttatattttttcctttggaccTTTCCCGCTGCTCGCTTTTTCCCCCTTCTGGTATCTCGCCAGCCGTCTCCGGCGCCGCACTGCAAACAAAAGTATTCGGGTCCACCAATTCTAATTACGTGGTATCAGTGCCTGAATGCAGTATTCTAACCGAGGCGGAGCCTGTTGACAACCAGCCCCGGCCAGCACTTTGAGGCAACATCCGTGCGTAATCctgttttaaatttcttctctttgtcaTCTTCCATTCTTAATAACTTCATTGGGTCGTTATTTCGTAGCATattctttccagttttctttctcttcttcctttccttcttttttttctttccttcgttgcattcttccctttttctgtaTAGTGGTAGTGCCGGTGACGTGCCAGTAACCTCATTTATAATTTGTCCCCTCTCTCTCttgttttattcttctttcttctttccttctctttctctatatccatcttttcttcctccattGCACTCTTCTTGCTTtcaattttcttccatttccacCCTCTGTTCACTTTTCCCTTACCAAGAAGGGACTTCTCTTACCATGTATTCAACATTCTTGACATGGTGTAGCAACATATTCTTTGGAAAAAGGTCtcattcctcttcctttctgaCTTCTAGGAAGTGTTCAGACAAGGCTTAGCAGCAGGACCCAAATTTCAAACAATTTCTTATAGAAAAAACAATATTACACATCAAAACCAAGTAATTAAAGGCACTCAGGGCAGATGTCTTCACAAATAGCAATACCAGAAAGAACAACAGTACTCTAAGATATGCAGAACTTTTGGACGTCCTGATAGGATTCCAGAAGAGCAGCACTGTATGGTGGGATCATCCTCACGAGATTCTACTGTGATCCTGTATCTTACACCCTGGAAACTGGGATCTCCACAGTTAAGCAGAAAGTCTCTattccctccccaaaccccaaagaCCTACTCAaattctctcccttcccccatggctggCACAAATATATAGAGTGCTGCAAATCCATTTTGTGACTCTTTGACTTTTCCCTCATGCCAGGATGCTTTGTGCATTTTCAGCAATAGCAAATACAAACCGAGTTCTTAAAGGTTCTGTgattaatgaaaaatactgatCCCAATCCCCACAGATCTTCTTCAAGAGATCACACCAAAAGCACAAGTGCACTCAAAATGTTAACTAGGCGAGACAATTTCAGGAGTAGAaaaccagagctgggctgctctgtaGATGTGGAGGTTTGGTGTGCACATCCAGACACCAGAATAAGCCCTGTGTGATAACAGGACACACCATCACTACCCAGACTGACCGTACAGGAGCacaagaaggggaagaaaagcacaACAAGATTACACCCACCCCCTCAACTGCCCTTAAAAATCATGTCTGAAGAGATGAAGCAAAGATCCACTATGGCAAGAGCTGTGGAAGCTGCTATAAATGCTCTACAATACACATGGAAAGCAGTTTGTAGTGCCACCCTCCCACAACACTccccaaacagcagcaaagatgTTCATCAGTCTGCATGTTACCAACTGTTACCCAACACATTCTACATGTCAGCCCAGAGGCAGCACAAGGAACTGTCTCTGACAAGAGATATTCATAACCTCAAAGGACTCTGTGGCCCTTTCAATACCACATATTATCTCAAGACGCTGAAGGTTTGCAACACCAGATCCTTGGAACACAGAAATGATCCTGGGCAGAAACACTCTGGGCCCATCCTGCCTCCTGCTTTCCTCTAAGCATCCTCCATTCCCCAGTCTGTAACAATTATTCTCCAGAAAAGGATagaattcccattcccatcctccTATGATATGACCTATTGTGTTACAAATGATTTCAGGTTCCCTCAGAGGAGGCTTCCCAGTGCTCAAGGTCACCTTTCAAACCAGGACATGGCCAGGACCTGCTCGGTATCACTGCCACATTCACCTCTGTGACAAGGCACAATTCCCTTTCCTACCTCAGGGGTCAATTAGACTTTTGCTTACCCTGCCCAGCAACGAGAGCATTGTGAAATCCCCACAGATGGCATCACTTACATGGTCTGGCAGACTCTGCAGGTGCATCCTGAGTTCTCGTTGTGAGACCTGAGATCAATATTTACTGTAGCAGTCATGTTGGGACAGCTCTCGTGGAAATGGACACTGACAGTGGCCATCAACCGTGTACAAGAAATTGGTTGTAGGATTTTTTGTGGTCATTGTTATTTAGAAGAGGATTTACAGGGAACTTTTAAAGGTCTTCCAAATGTAAATATTGAAAAAACATACCAAAAAAAGGTCAGTGTCCATCAAACCACCTCTCCAGCCAGGATAGCAAATTATAACTACAGCGAACAATAactgggtggaaaaaaaaaaaaaaaaacaaacaaaaacaaaaacaaaaaaaaaaaaaaaccaaaaaaaaacaaacaaaaaaaaaaaaaaaaccacaaaaaaaaaaaaaaaaaccaaaaaaaaaccacaaaacatgAAGGCCTTCCCAGCTTCCAAAATGACATGGGCACAGAAGTCCAAATGGTCACTTTGCCTTGCATCTCTTGTAGAGAACAAATGACAGAACATGAGGCCAGATAAGAAACCACACGTGATACCAACACGGCCAGCAGTCAGCAAAGGCAGTGAGGAGATACACAGCGCCCGGCAGACGGTCACcaccacagcctgtcctgcacACATTTAGCAAGCTCGTGGCAACCTACACAACCAGCACGAAGGAATGTTGTCTCCAAAACTGAGACCTCGAGGCACCACAGGAGAGCTGTCATCACAATCAGCAAAGATTTCATTCTAGGGCAGAACAATTCCAAAGCAATATCCACAGCAGTAAATTTCAGGTGCGTACCACAAGGGGTTACAGAGATACCGTCCCGCTTCAAGGACAAGGCAGCAGATACAACGGTGCAATTAACACACATGAGCACCATCGCCTTCAGGCGGCGGGGGCGGAGCCCGGCGACCAGATCAGCTTAGGAAACGAAGGACGAGGTGCAAAGAGGGACAGAATAGAGGCGAGCACTGACCGTGTCGAGGAGCGCGGAGGGCTCCGGCTGCGTGTCCttgggcgcggggccgggcggcggcggagggAAGTTGGGGCTGAAAACCATGAGGTCGCTCTTGGCCGCGCCGTCCGCCACGCACAGGCTGCGGCTGTGGCGCTGCGAGTACGACCAGCTGCCCACTTCGCTGGCGCACACGAGCGTCGTGGGCCCGGGCCCCGAGAGCACGGCCGCCCGCGGCGCCCAGCGCGACGCCCCGTACAGCACCACGGCCAGCAGGAAGAGGCTGGACACCGCGCAGATGGCCACCACCAGCCACACGTTGGTCGCCGCGCTCGCCGCGCCGGGGCCGAGCTCCACGCCCAGCGCCGACCGCGACACCGACGACGACGACGACGACGAGGAtcccgcggccgcggccgccgccgcctcggcgGCCTCGACCAGCGACACGCTGAGCGTGGCCGTGGCCGAGCGCGCCGGCTCGCCGTGGTCGCGCACGACGATCAGCAGCCTCTGGCGAGGCCCGTCCGCCTCGTCCAGCGCCCGCGCCGTGCTCACCTCGCCGCTGTAGAGCCCCACGCGGAACGGGCCCTTGCCCCGCGGCTCCCACAGCTCGTAGCGCAGCCACGCGTTGTAGCCCGAGTCGGCGTCCACGGCGCGGATCTTCGCCACCACCTGCCCCGCCGGCGCCCCCCACGCCGCCCACGCCCACAGCGTGCCCGACTCCgcgcccgcgcccgccgccgccgccgcctcggctGCCGCCACGCCGCCCGCCTCCGGTGCCGAGCCCgcgggcggcagcagcgccggcGCGTTGTCGTTCTCGTCCAGCACGAAGAGCTGCACCGTGGCGTTGCCGCACAGCGGCGGCTCCCCCGCGTCCACCGCGCGCACCTCGaactgcagcacctgcagctcctcgtAGTCCAGGGGCCGCAGCGCCCACAGACGCCCGCTCTCCGCGTCCACCGACACGTAGCTCGACGCCGCCCgccagccgccgccgcccgcgccgccctcCCACACCGAGTAGCTGACGCGCCCGTTGCCCGCCTCGTCCGGGTCCCGCGCCCACAGCCGCGCCagctccgcgcccgccgcgtTGTTCTCCCGCGCCAGCACCGTGTACACGGCCTGCGCGAACGCGGGCGCGTTGTCGTTCACGTCCGACACCGGCACCCGCAGCCCGCGGCTGGCGCGCAGCGCCGGCGCCCCGCCGTCCTCCGCACGCACCTCCACCTCGTACTCCGACACCCGCTCCCGGTCCAGCGCCTCGCGCAGCACCAGCGAGTACGAGCCCGCGAACGTCGCCTCCAGACCGAACGGCGACGCCGGCCACACCCAGCACCGCACGCGCCCGTTCTCCCCCGAGTCCCGGTCCGACACGCTCAGCAGGGCCACCACCGTCCCCACCGACGCGTCCTCCGCCACCGGCACCGACAGCGACGTCACCCACACCTCCGGCGCGTTGTCGTTCAcgtccagcacctccagcaccaCCTTGCAGTGACCCGACAGCGGGGGCGTTCCTTTATCTTTTGCTTCAATACGAAAATCATATATGCTGACTTCTTCGAAGTCCAGGGCGCCTGTGAGGTGAATTTCCCCTGTATTTGGATTGATGGAAATCACGTCTTTTCCACTCGGGGGAATAAAGTTCGTCACAGCATAGGTCACTTCACTGTTACTTCCCTCGTCCGCATCCGTGGCATTCACCCTCACCACCAGCGTCCCCACCGCAGCGCTCTCCGGCAGCTGCACTTTATACACCGACTGGTTGAACTGGGGCGCGTTGTCGTTTGCATCCAGCACGGAGATCACCAGCTCCATTGTCCCCGTCAGAGACGGCCGGCCCCCGTCACTCGCTGTCAGCACCAACCGGTGCACGGGAATCGTCTCGCGGTCCAGAGATTTCATTAAAAGAAGTTCAGGTTCAATATTCCGCTCATTCGATTTTTGTAAACCCAAGGAGAAATGCTCGCTGGGGCTGAGTGTGTAGGAGAGCTGCGCGTTAGCTCCGATATCCGCATCCGACGCACCTTCCAGAGGGAAACGAGACCCTGGGACAGACGATTCCGGGATGCTGATGTTTTTGCGGGCGGCGGGGAAGATGGGGGCATTGTCGTTGATGTCGGTGACCTCCAGCTCCACATGGAAGACGCGCAGCGGcc
This portion of the Vidua macroura isolate BioBank_ID:100142 chromosome 15, ASM2450914v1, whole genome shotgun sequence genome encodes:
- the LOC128815077 gene encoding protocadherin alpha-8-like, with translation MGERWRAAVLRVLVLQAAWALAGGQVRYSVAEEAKAGTVVGRLAQDLGLEAGEAEARRLRLVAQGRRASVEVSGASGALLVSSRLDREELCGKSAPCALRLEVLLERPLRVFHVELEVTDINDNAPIFPAARKNLSIAELSLPGSRFPLEGASDADIGANAQLSYTLSPSEHFRIEEENSNSRSKSLFLVLTKALDRETIPVHRLVLTATDGGRPSLTGTMELVISVLDANDNAPQFNQSVYNVYLSEDAIQGTIVARMNATDLDEGTNRDVKYEIDTIVPPRASDLFSIDANTGEIRLTGALDFEEVNLYDLNVKATDKGTPPLSGHCKVVLEVLDVNDNAPEVRVTSLSVPVAEDASVGTVVALLSVSDRDSGENGRVRCWVWPASPFGLEATFAGSYSLVLREALDRERVSEYEVEVRAEDGGAPALRASRGLRVPVSDVNDNAPAFAQAVYTVLARENNAAGAELARLWARDPDEAGNGRVSYSVWEGGAGGGGWRAASSYVSVDAESGRLWALRPLDYEELQVLQFEVRAVDAGEPPLCGNATVQLFVLDENDNAPALLPPAGSAAEAGGVAAAEAAAAAAGAGAESGTLWAWAAWGAPAGQVVAKIRAVDADSGYNAWLRYELWEPRGKGPFRVGLYSGEVSTARALDEADGPRQRLLIVVRDHGEPARSATATLSVSLVEAAEAAAAAAAGSSSSSVSVSRSALGVELGPGAASAATNVWLVVAICAVSSLFLLAVVLYGASRWAPRAAVLSGPGPTTLVCASEVGSWSYSQRHSRSLCVADGAAKSDLMVFSPNFPPPPPGPTPKDTQPEPSALLDTVSGPSFVPFSAPFHPPS
- the LOC128815078 gene encoding protocadherin alpha-2-like gives rise to the protein MGERWCAAVLRVLVLQAAWALAGGQVRYSVAEEAKAGTVVGRLAQDLGLEAGEAEARRLRLVAQGRRASVEVSGASGALLVSSRLDREELCGKSAPCALRLEVLLERPLRVFHVELEVTDINDNAPIFPAARKNISIPESSVPGSRFPLEGASDADIGANAQLSYTLSPSEHFSLGLQKSNERNIEPELLLMKSLDRETIPVHRLVLTASDGGRPSLTGTMELVISVLDANDNAPQFNQSVYKVQLPESAAVGTLVVRVNATDADEGSNSEVTYAVTNFIPPSGKDVISINPNTGEIHLTGALDFEEVSIYDFRIEAKDKGTPPLSGHCKVVLEVLDVNDNAPEVWVTSLSVPVAEDASVGTVVALLSVSDRDSGENGRVRCWVWPASPFGLEATFAGSYSLVLREALDRERVSEYEVEVRAEDGGAPALRASRGLRVPVSDVNDNAPAFAQAVYTVLARENNAAGAELARLWARDPDEAGNGRVSYSVWEGGAGGGGWRAASSYVSVDAESGRLWALRPLDYEELQVLQFEVRAVDAGEPPLCGNATVQLFVLDENDNAPALLPPAGSAPEAGGVAAAEAAAAAGAGAESGTLWAWAAWGAPAGQVVAKIRAVDADSGYNAWLRYELWEPRGKGPFRVGLYSGEVSTARALDEADGPRQRLLIVVRDHGEPARSATATLSVSLVEAAEAAAAAAAGSSSSSSSSVSRSALGVELGPGAASAATNVWLVVAICAVSSLFLLAVVLYGASRWAPRAAVLSGPGPTTLVCASEVGSWSYSQRHSRSLCVADGAAKSDLMVFSPNFPPPPPGPAPKDTQPEPSALLDTVSARLYSVPLCTSSFVS